The stretch of DNA TAGATTGGAGGCACGCAAAAAGATTTATTAATTTTCTCCGCGCCGAGCGAATAGATCTCGTACATTCGCACTTGTTCCTGGCGAGCCTCTTCGCGTCGCCGCTGGCTCGCCTCGCGGCAGTATCTTCGGTGGTCGAGACCTTTCACCTTCGCGAGGTCTGGAGAGAGGGCCAGTGGCTGAAAGGCAGTTTCTGGTTGGACCGTCAGATCGGCCGTCTTGTTGATCGTTACATAGCGGTCTCGCACGCGGCCGAGCGCCATCTGCTCGAAAACAAGCGAATCGCACGTTCCAAGGTCATAACCATTCACAACGGCCGTGACTTGGCGCGGTTCCATCCGCCGACGCGCAACGAGATCGGTTGCGCGCGGGAGCAGCTTGGTGTTTCTGACAATCAGGTCATGCTCGTGCTCGGCAGGCTTGAGCAGCAAAAAGGCCACGTGTTTCTTATCGAGGCGTTTAAAAGGCTCGCGGCGCGGCGACCGAAACTGATCGCATTGTTCGCCGGGTCCGGTGCACTCGAATGCGAGCTTAAGATCCGTTGTCAGGCTGCAGGCCTGACGGATCGGATCGTCTTCCTCGGTTACCGCGACGACACCGAGCAATTATTGGCAGCTGCCGATCTGGTCGTCCTGCCTTCGCTTTTTGAAGGATTGCCGCTAGTCGCGGTTGAAGCCTTGGCGATGGCACGGCCAATGGTTGCCACCGACGTGGAGGGAACTCGCGAGATCGTCACCGACGGGGAGACGGGGCTTCTCGTCCGAGCAGCAGATCCTGCGGCACTGGCTTTCGGTATCGAACGGTTACTTGCCAATCCGGCCTTGGGCGCTCGCCTGGGCCGGCGAGGTCGCGCCGTGGTCGAGCAGAATTTCGATATCCGTCAACAGATCGCAAGGACAGTCGAGGTGTATCAGCGGCTATTGGACCAAAAGATGGGTCAAGCAGGCCCGCTGAAAGCTCCAAGCACGACGCTTAAGGAAAACATCGGACTTACATGACTCGTATCGAGAGAGAACTCCTATGGAACTTAATATTTTTAGCTCACCGATAGTAACCAATGTCGCGTGCGCGGTATTCTACGTTGCCGCCGGGCTCTTGTTGTACACCTGGGTGCTCTACCCGGCGATGCTCGCAATCCTTCCCGCTCGGCGCCGCAAGGCTGCTTCTGGGTCTCGCAGTTCTATTCAGCAATATCCTTTCGTGTCGATAGTAATCGCCGCCTACAACGAAGAGGATGTGATCGAGGCAAAAATTCGAAGCTTTCTTACAGACACCTATCCCGGAATGTCTGAACTGTTGATTGTCTCCGACGGGAGCACTGATAGAACTGTTGAAATCGCGACTCGTTTTATGAGCGACCGTGTCCGCCTTTTCGCTCAGTCCACTAACCGGGGCAAAGGGGCCGCTCTCGCGCTGGCGGTGCCTCGGGCGCGGGGAGAGATCCTGGTCTTCACCGACGCGACGTCTGTGTTTGCGCCGCAGACGTTGATTGAACTGGTTCGCCCCTTCGCTGATCGCAGTGTCGGACTCGTTACCGGAAGAGTGAGAGTTGAAGGCTGCCCGGTAGCAGGATTGTATCGTCGCTATGAGGACGTAATCGAGCAGTTCGAACAGCGTGGCGGCGTGATCTCCACAGCACACGGCTGCGTCTACGCGCTGCGTCGTTCGCTGTGGTGCCAGCATGATCCCCGCCTGACGAACGATTTTTTCCATCCAATCCTTGTGAACCTTCGCGGCTTTGATGTCGTCGTTGTGCCTGAGGCCGTATGCACCGAGAACTACTGTCCGGACTCCAAAATACAATTTCACAGGCAGGTCCGGATGGTCGCGCTGGCGGCGTTCGTCTACTTCAAATACCTGCCGGTCTTACTATTCGCC from Terriglobales bacterium encodes:
- a CDS encoding glycosyltransferase family 4 protein, whose translation is DWRHAKRFINFLRAERIDLVHSHLFLASLFASPLARLAAVSSVVETFHLREVWREGQWLKGSFWLDRQIGRLVDRYIAVSHAAERHLLENKRIARSKVITIHNGRDLARFHPPTRNEIGCAREQLGVSDNQVMLVLGRLEQQKGHVFLIEAFKRLAARRPKLIALFAGSGALECELKIRCQAAGLTDRIVFLGYRDDTEQLLAAADLVVLPSLFEGLPLVAVEALAMARPMVATDVEGTREIVTDGETGLLVRAADPAALAFGIERLLANPALGARLGRRGRAVVEQNFDIRQQIARTVEVYQRLLDQKMGQAGPLKAPSTTLKENIGLT
- a CDS encoding glycosyltransferase — translated: MELNIFSSPIVTNVACAVFYVAAGLLLYTWVLYPAMLAILPARRRKAASGSRSSIQQYPFVSIVIAAYNEEDVIEAKIRSFLTDTYPGMSELLIVSDGSTDRTVEIATRFMSDRVRLFAQSTNRGKGAALALAVPRARGEILVFTDATSVFAPQTLIELVRPFADRSVGLVTGRVRVEGCPVAGLYRRYEDVIEQFEQRGGVISTAHGCVYALRRSLWCQHDPRLTNDFFHPILVNLRGFDVVVVPEAVCTENYCPDSKIQFHRQVRMVALAAFVYFKYLPVLLFAAKWRPLFILTSHKLMRWLTVPFLALLGIALSCLVGQGMIYTAAFCAELIFVAAVVMGALVKRFGLHSRLSLVVEFVILNWGGTLGLWEAGRGHLPTVWETTTGASVSHATSLS